The Strigops habroptila isolate Jane chromosome 14, bStrHab1.2.pri, whole genome shotgun sequence genomic sequence TACCCAGGGAACCAGTAACAGAAGCTCAAATGCAGAATTGCTGTTTCAAGGCTCCCAGCCTCTGGCTGTCTTGAAGCAACTCCTCCTTGTTTCCTGGgtgtccccagccctggcagggacCCTGGAGCTGTTCTGGCACAGAGGAACTGCAGACGTACCTTTGAGCTGCTTGTCCCgctgctgtgccagctcctgggACGTGGTTTGTTGCGTGGCCTCCACCTTGTGTGAGAGGTCAAGCAGGTTGATGGAGAACTTCTCCATCTGCTCAATGATGCTGTTCAGAGACCTGTGGAAAGGAGCGAGGGGAGGTTCATAcctctggacacactccagcatCTCTGGAGGTAGTGGGTGGGAGAGGGGATGGACCCTCTTGCCATGGTCCCACGCTGGTTCCCTGTAGAACAGGGAACTCCACGGCCAGTGACCCATGTGGGGACGCAGCACCAGCCGTTGCTACCTGGTGTGTGAGGTGGGACCGGTCACTGCATCAACCTCCAGGTCTTTTGTCTGCCTCAGCCGCTGGAGCTGCTCTTCGTAGTCTTTCACCACTGTCTGGACCAATCTCCTGCGGGACACAGGGAAGGAGCCCACCATGGGCTGTTACAAACCAGTGCTCCCTGTGACGGGCACCATGGAAGAAGCTTGGTTGTGGGGCTGAGAACTAGGTCCCA encodes the following:
- the LOC115616496 gene encoding fas-binding factor 1 homolog isoform X1, which gives rise to MAAPLLKRRGRRRLKVLEETYEQQQQSVKKQNEQLVAQLLSQSQDAEKARAELVAQHEERVAALQQQNMWDLECLREQQRRLVQTVVKDYEEQLQRLRQTKDLEVDAVTGPTSHTRSLNSIIEQMEKFSINLLDLSHKVEATQQTTSQELAQQRDKQLKGTSAVPLCQNSSRVPARAGDTQETRRSCFKTARGWEP